A window of Oncorhynchus tshawytscha isolate Ot180627B linkage group LG10, Otsh_v2.0, whole genome shotgun sequence contains these coding sequences:
- the LOC112238217 gene encoding relaxin-3 receptor 1-like, which produces MHQSNSSLLHLGLSGRVGGQEDAESPEQANLSGESLHNLSLDCWLHLLSRDSAPELYGDSANMTMRVVIALVYLVVCALGLVGNLLALFLLHSRHQLHHSSIDFFVRSLAVTDLQFVLTLPFWAVDTALDFRWPFGRVMCKIVSSVTTMNMYASVFFSTAMSVARYCSLGSSLRISSPKMAAARAKWASFAIWVVSLAVTMPHAIYSTTVQVSADDELCLVRFSGSASGHWDSQILLGLYQTQKVLLGFVVPLVVISVCYLLLSRRVSGVVGSVGVMESSERSHQRRRSKVTRSVTILVLSFFLCWLPNQALTLWGVLIKFDLVPFSKAFYNAQAYAFPLTVCLAHTNSCLNPVLYCLMRQEYRAGLKELLARVSLSIRNFLTLALRGKRVEEAPPSMVATHRDVNV; this is translated from the exons ATGCATCAGAGTAACAGCAGTTTGCTCCACCTGGGTCTGAGTGGGCGTGTAGGGGGTCAGGAGGACGCGGAGAGCCCAGAGCAGGCTAACCTGTCCGGAGAATCGCTTCACAACCTCTCGCTGGACTGCtggctccatctcctctccagagACTCTGCTCCGGAGCTGTATGGGGACAGCGCGAACATGACG ATGCGAGTGGTCATTGCTCTGGTCTACCTGGTGGTGTGTGCTCTGGGGCTGGTGGGAAACCTCCTGGCGCTGTTCCTTCTCCACTCCCGCCACCAGTTGCACCACTCGTCTATTGACTTCTTTGTGAGGAGCCTGGCCGTGACTGACCTCCAGTTCGTCCTCACCCTGCCCTTCTGGGCTGTGGACACTGCCCTGGACTTCCGCTGGCCCTTCGGCAGGGTCATGTGTAAGATTGTCAGCTCTGTGACCACCATGAACATGTACGCTAGCGTCTTCTTCTCGACGGCCATGAGCGTGGCTCGCTACTGCTCCCTCGGCTCCTCACTGAGGATAAGCAGCCCCAAAATGGCTGCGGCTCGTGCCAAGTGGGCCAGTTTTGCCATCTGGGTGGTGTCACTGGCGGTCACGATGCCCCACGCCATCTACTCCACCACTGTCCAG GTGTCTGCGGATGATGAGCTGTGTCTCGTCCGGTTTTCTGGATCTGCCTCGGGTCACTGGGACTCTCAGATTCTACTGGGCCTCTACCAGACACAGAAAGTACTGCTGGGATTTGTGGTTCCCTTGGTAGTGATCAGCGTGTGTTACCTCCTCCTGAGCCGGCGAGTCAGTGGCGTAGTTGGCAGCGTTGGGGTCATGGAGAGTTCAGAGAGGTCCCATCAACGGCGCCGCTCCAAAGTGACCCGCTCGGTGACCATCTTGGtgctctccttcttcctctgctGGCTGCCCAACCAGGCTCTGACACTGTGGGGAGTGCTGATCAAATTTGACCTGGTGCCCTTTAGTAAGGCCTTCTACAATGCCCAGGCCTATGCTTTCCCTCTGACTGTTTGCTTGGCTCACACCAACAGCTGCCTGAACCCCGTGCTGTACTGCCTGATGCGACAGGAGTACAGGGCCGGACTCAAGGAGCTGCTTGCCCGAGTCTCGCTGTCCATCAGGAACTTTCTCACCCTGGCtctgagggggaagagagtggaggaggcacCGCCTAGCATGGTGGCTACACACAGGGATGTCAACGTGTGA